The following proteins are encoded in a genomic region of Variovorax paradoxus:
- a CDS encoding CheR family methyltransferase — MTLTTAASSPLPSPLSNTEIELRLLMEAIYLKYSYDFRDYTVASQKRRVLHALAQLGLPSIPALQEKVLRDSVLFGRLLQYLTIPVSEMFRDPAYFLALRHHVVPVLHTYPSVKVWVAGCSTGEEVFSLAILLREEGLLSRTQIYATDINPASLDKARQGIFPIEAIRGYTANYQRAGGRSSFSDYYTAAYEAARFDPSLCAGVIFADHSLATDSVFAETQLVSCRNVLIYFNRELQDRALGLFHESLCHRGFLGLGAKESIDFSSYSQRFDAHSQPERIYRKAT; from the coding sequence GTGACCCTCACCACCGCCGCCTCTTCGCCCCTGCCGTCCCCGTTGAGCAACACGGAGATCGAGCTGCGGCTGTTGATGGAGGCGATCTACCTCAAGTACAGCTACGACTTCCGCGACTACACCGTCGCCTCGCAGAAGCGCCGCGTGCTGCATGCCTTGGCGCAGCTCGGGCTTCCGAGCATCCCGGCGCTGCAGGAGAAAGTGCTGCGCGACTCGGTTCTGTTCGGCCGCCTGCTGCAGTACCTGACGATTCCGGTGAGCGAGATGTTCCGCGACCCGGCCTACTTTCTGGCGCTGCGCCACCACGTGGTGCCCGTGCTGCACACCTACCCGTCGGTGAAGGTGTGGGTTGCCGGCTGCAGCACCGGCGAAGAAGTGTTTTCGCTCGCCATCCTGCTGCGGGAAGAAGGCCTGCTCTCGCGCACGCAGATCTACGCCACCGACATCAACCCGGCTTCGCTCGATAAGGCGCGGCAAGGCATTTTTCCGATCGAGGCGATTCGCGGATACACCGCCAACTACCAGCGCGCCGGCGGCCGGAGTTCTTTCTCCGACTACTACACGGCCGCCTACGAGGCCGCACGCTTCGACCCCTCGCTGTGCGCCGGCGTCATCTTTGCCGACCACAGCCTGGCGACGGACAGCGTGTTCGCCGAAACGCAGCTGGTGTCCTGCCGCAACGTGCTCATCTACTTCAACCGCGAGCTGCAGGACCGGGCGCTGGGCCTGTTCCACGAATCGCTGTGCCACCGCGGCTTTCTGGGGCTGGGTGCCAAGGAGAGCATCGACTTTTCCAGCTACTCGCAGCGCTTCGATGCGCATTCGCAGCCTGAGCGCATCTATCGCAAGGCCACATGA
- a CDS encoding hybrid sensor histidine kinase/response regulator, giving the protein MPIDVESKLLLVDDLPENLLALEALIRGPGRAVYRASSAEEALALLLDHEFALAILDVQMPGMNGFELAELMRGTERTRHIPIIFVSAAGRESNYAFQGYESGAVDFLHKPLDPHAVTSKVSVFVDLHRHRKALGREMEKLAAANHKQEELVQQLRHAQRELERAVQMRDDFMSMVSHELRTPLNTLYLETQLRQLHVSKGKLESFAADRLPTMIERDQRQIRNMVRLIDDMLDVTRMRRDALSIQPQPVDLSALARAVVEGLRQQAEAAGSVIELEAPRELRGVWDEFRIEQVLTNLLTNALRYGRGKPVEMVLSQRDGSARITVRDQGIGIAPEDQERIFEQFERTDDSRKHAPGLGLGLYITRKIVCLHEGRIEVESTPGQGALFRVELPLQAVAETAPHARA; this is encoded by the coding sequence ATGCCCATTGACGTCGAAAGCAAACTGCTGCTCGTCGATGACCTGCCCGAAAACCTTCTTGCGCTCGAGGCCCTGATTCGCGGCCCGGGCCGCGCGGTGTACCGCGCGAGCTCGGCCGAAGAGGCACTTGCGCTGCTGCTCGACCACGAATTTGCGCTGGCCATTCTCGATGTGCAGATGCCCGGCATGAACGGCTTCGAACTGGCCGAGCTGATGCGCGGCACCGAGCGCACGCGGCACATTCCCATCATCTTCGTGAGTGCGGCCGGCCGCGAGTCGAACTATGCCTTCCAGGGCTATGAAAGCGGTGCGGTCGACTTTCTGCACAAGCCGCTCGACCCGCATGCGGTCACGAGCAAGGTCAGCGTGTTCGTCGACCTGCATCGGCACCGCAAGGCGCTGGGCCGGGAGATGGAAAAACTCGCGGCCGCCAACCACAAGCAGGAAGAACTGGTGCAGCAGCTGCGCCATGCGCAGCGCGAACTCGAGCGCGCGGTGCAAATGCGCGACGACTTCATGTCGATGGTTTCCCACGAGCTGCGCACGCCGCTCAACACGCTCTACCTCGAAACGCAGCTGCGGCAGCTGCACGTGTCGAAGGGCAAGCTGGAGTCCTTTGCCGCGGACCGCCTGCCCACGATGATCGAGCGCGATCAGCGGCAGATCCGCAACATGGTGCGGCTGATCGACGACATGCTCGACGTCACGCGCATGCGAAGGGACGCGCTCTCGATACAGCCCCAGCCGGTCGATCTTTCCGCCCTGGCACGGGCCGTGGTGGAAGGCCTGCGGCAGCAGGCCGAGGCTGCGGGCTCGGTGATCGAGCTCGAAGCGCCGCGCGAACTCCGGGGCGTGTGGGACGAATTCCGCATCGAGCAGGTATTGACCAACCTGCTGACCAATGCGCTGCGCTACGGCCGCGGCAAGCCCGTCGAAATGGTGCTCAGCCAGCGCGACGGCAGCGCCCGCATCACCGTGCGCGACCAGGGCATCGGCATTGCGCCCGAGGACCAGGAGCGCATCTTCGAGCAGTTCGAGCGCACCGACGACAGCCGCAAGCACGCACCGGGCCTGGGCCTCGGGCTTTACATCACCCGCAAGATCGTGTGCCTGCACGAGGGACGCATCGAGGTCGAGAGCACGCCCGGCCAAGGGGCCCTGTTCCGCGTCGAGCTGCCTCTGCAGGCCGTCGCTGAAACGGCGCCGCATGCACGGGCGTAG
- a CDS encoding response regulator produces MNVLIVDDNEAAADLLRELLELQGHTARCTYTAQKAVDAAAEEAFDAALIDLTLPDFPGTEVARRLRSLASHAGPRLLVAVTGFSAEDAAGAAARDLFDHHLQKPIDFGELTAILSAPPR; encoded by the coding sequence GTGAATGTGCTGATCGTCGACGACAACGAAGCCGCGGCAGACCTGCTGCGCGAGCTCCTGGAGCTGCAGGGCCATACCGCCCGCTGCACCTATACGGCACAGAAGGCCGTTGACGCCGCCGCCGAGGAGGCCTTCGATGCGGCGCTCATCGACCTGACGCTGCCCGACTTTCCCGGTACCGAGGTGGCGCGACGGCTGCGCTCGCTGGCCTCGCACGCAGGCCCGCGGCTCCTGGTGGCTGTGACGGGCTTCTCGGCGGAAGACGCAGCCGGCGCAGCGGCGCGAGATTTGTTCGACCACCATCTTCAGAAGCCGATCGACTTCGGCGAGCTCACCGCGATTCTGTCCGCGCCCCCCCGCTGA
- a CDS encoding chemotaxis protein CheB → MKPNAPQSPGRRVEAVVLGASAGGIEALLALLHELPSPWRLPVVIVLHLPETHESHLAEIFGERLHLPVREAADKMPLAAGHVYFAPPGYHLSIERDRRFSLSCEPPVHFSRPSIDVLMASAADAYGPALAGMLLTGANDDGAEGLQRIHLAGGLTAVQDPNEAQVSTMPEAAMALRSPDHVLPLRELRALLLQLESAHAH, encoded by the coding sequence ATGAAACCGAATGCCCCGCAATCTCCCGGCAGGCGCGTCGAGGCCGTCGTGCTCGGCGCGTCCGCCGGCGGCATCGAAGCGCTGCTGGCGCTGCTGCACGAGCTTCCGTCGCCATGGCGCCTTCCGGTCGTGATCGTGCTGCACCTGCCCGAAACGCACGAAAGCCACCTGGCCGAGATCTTTGGCGAGCGCCTGCACCTCCCCGTGCGCGAAGCCGCGGACAAGATGCCGCTCGCCGCCGGCCACGTGTATTTCGCGCCGCCCGGTTATCACCTGTCGATCGAACGCGACAGGCGTTTTTCGCTCAGCTGCGAGCCGCCCGTGCATTTTTCCCGGCCGTCGATCGACGTGCTGATGGCGTCCGCCGCCGATGCCTACGGTCCCGCATTGGCGGGCATGCTGCTGACGGGCGCGAACGACGACGGTGCCGAAGGCCTCCAGCGCATTCACCTGGCCGGCGGCCTCACCGCCGTTCAGGACCCGAACGAAGCCCAGGTTTCCACCATGCCCGAAGCGGCCATGGCCCTCCGCTCCCCCGATCACGTGCTTCCCTTGCGCGAGCTTCGCGCCTTGCTCTTGCAACTGGAGTCTGCCCATGCCCATTGA
- a CDS encoding adenylate/guanylate cyclase domain-containing protein has product MDVNSTVVFADLTGSSRVFEAMGNARATETVTRLTQWIGSICQAHGGRVVKSLGDGVFAIFSHGAEATHAVIELQRYHQKRLVAWPAPLRMALQIGVASGEVVEVEGDCFGDAVNLASRLSDLAGPGQIWATDSVIAQLREVGVRHRDLGLITIRGRSEMSAVHRIDWQEELTSFLTVPAALMPLRLPDSSFGQIELAWLDVRSMFRTEELPIHLGRVNDAQFVVSDPRVSRLHARIELRHGSCVLTDLSTYGTWVRFHGNGGPSNEIALRREECVLHGSGEIGLGASLSDFTAPTIAFKTAGNEMLLSPRRIAR; this is encoded by the coding sequence ATGGATGTCAATTCCACAGTCGTTTTCGCTGACCTGACGGGAAGCTCCAGGGTTTTTGAAGCCATGGGAAACGCGCGCGCCACGGAAACCGTGACGCGGCTCACCCAGTGGATCGGCAGCATCTGCCAGGCGCACGGCGGCAGGGTGGTCAAGTCGCTGGGCGACGGCGTTTTTGCGATCTTCTCGCACGGCGCTGAGGCCACGCATGCGGTCATCGAACTGCAGCGCTACCACCAGAAGCGCCTGGTGGCGTGGCCGGCACCTTTGCGCATGGCGCTGCAGATCGGCGTGGCGAGCGGCGAGGTCGTCGAGGTCGAAGGCGACTGTTTCGGCGATGCGGTCAACCTGGCCTCGCGCCTGAGCGACCTGGCGGGGCCGGGCCAGATCTGGGCCACCGACAGCGTCATTGCGCAATTGCGCGAGGTCGGCGTGCGGCATCGCGATCTGGGCCTCATCACCATTCGCGGGCGCAGCGAAATGTCGGCCGTTCACCGCATCGACTGGCAGGAGGAACTGACTTCGTTCCTGACCGTGCCGGCCGCGCTGATGCCGCTGCGGCTGCCCGATTCTTCGTTCGGGCAGATCGAACTGGCCTGGCTCGACGTGCGCTCCATGTTCCGCACCGAAGAGCTGCCGATCCATCTCGGGCGCGTGAACGACGCGCAGTTCGTGGTGTCCGATCCCCGCGTTTCGCGGCTGCATGCGCGCATCGAACTGCGGCACGGCAGCTGCGTGCTGACCGATCTCAGCACCTACGGCACCTGGGTCCGGTTTCACGGCAACGGCGGACCGAGCAACGAAATCGCGCTGCGGCGCGAAGAATGCGTGCTGCATGGCAGCGGCGAGATCGGCCTGGGCGCATCGCTGAGCGATTTCACTGCGCCGACCATCGCCTTCAAGACGGCGGGCAACGAAATGCTGCTCTCGCCGCGCCGGATTGCACGCTGA
- a CDS encoding alpha-ketoglutarate-dependent dioxygenase AlkB — protein MRSASRIQLADEPDLFGEVPAAAIEGLRYAHEFLTRSEEEELLRIVQGFELREMRYKEYTARRRGINFGGRYDFDNHRLRPGAALPEALHPLRAKVAAWMGMAPEDFTHVLVAEYRPGTPLGWHRDVPDFEDIVGVSLLGDAVMQLRPYPPASATAPASLQLLMEPRSIYMLRGEARWAWQHSIAPTEALRYSITMRTRRRG, from the coding sequence ATGCGGTCCGCTAGCCGCATCCAGCTGGCCGACGAACCCGATCTGTTCGGCGAAGTGCCCGCGGCCGCGATCGAAGGCCTGCGCTACGCGCACGAATTTCTCACGCGTTCAGAGGAAGAGGAACTGCTGCGCATCGTGCAGGGCTTCGAGCTCAGGGAAATGCGCTACAAGGAATACACCGCCCGCCGCCGCGGCATCAATTTTGGCGGCAGATACGACTTCGACAACCATCGCCTGCGGCCCGGTGCCGCGCTGCCGGAGGCGCTCCATCCGCTGCGGGCCAAGGTGGCCGCGTGGATGGGCATGGCGCCCGAAGACTTCACCCATGTGCTGGTGGCCGAGTACCGGCCCGGCACGCCGCTCGGCTGGCACCGCGACGTGCCCGATTTCGAGGACATTGTCGGCGTTTCGCTGCTCGGCGACGCCGTGATGCAACTGCGGCCGTATCCGCCGGCCAGTGCCACCGCGCCCGCCAGCCTTCAGCTGTTGATGGAGCCGCGCTCGATCTACATGCTGCGCGGCGAAGCGCGCTGGGCGTGGCAGCACAGCATTGCGCCGACCGAGGCGCTGCGCTATTCGATCACCATGCGCACGCGGCGGCGCGGTTGA
- a CDS encoding response regulator produces MKTPTAIDPDDFDRLLSRNLKLPLLGGLIGALVFVGLIVFLLWTIGGVERSDRVTRSASELQRRSIDMETGLRGFLITGDESFLEPYQSALPRIKTDIDALRQLVSSNRQQVERLERIATLQVAWNEFARDMIDSRRAGADYQQAVRQGRGKRLSDAMRAEFGAFIDTEQGLRFQRNEQANRTSWLVVGLFLLFTLLFTGLVAYYGRRQLMRLSNSYDVVLQEQARHAERLAQQAWLRSAQTELVGELVGELSANDLGRKVLAFFSRYLESAVGALYVRERHGTLRRAASYGFSMEAEASPQVFSPTQSLIGQAAAEKRRMLVEPIHADYLKVNSGLGDMAPSAVLLVPVSSDGIVNAVVELGLPAAPDSRANELLDLVAEDIGASLAAARYREQLQDALTETQQLNEELQVQQEELRTANEELEEQSRALRTSQAMLENQQAELEQTNSQLSERTEALDQRNAALRRVQRDLEDRADELQRASRYKSEFLANMSHELRTPLNSALILAKLLGDNPEGNLSPEQVRFAKAIYSSGNDLLVLINDILDISKVEAGKLDVVIEDVALVELARSLENTFKPLAAEKRLSFRLALQPGVPASLATDRHRVEQILKNLLSNALKFTDSGEVALAVSPAPEGGAIFAVSDSGIGIEPAQQALIFEAFHQADGTTSRRYGGTGLGLSISRDLTRLLGGKLTVESQPGRGSTFALQLPAAAPQAVPQAPVQAPAKATAVRAPSPAAQAASAAPATPAAVPPLRFADDRAVPPGQAGAGQVRQVLVIEDEPQFAHILYDLAHELGYRCLVAHGGADGFELAHRFLPDAILLDMRLPDSTGLDVLQRLKDSPQTRHIPIHVVSAADNAQAAALHMGAVGYAQKPVTRTELMQVFARLEEKLTQKVKTVLLVEDDARQRESVIHLIGDEDIEIVAVGSGEEALELLRKRVFDCMITDLHLPDMQGGELLKQMAAEEIVSFPPVIVYTGRNLTRDEEAELQRYSRSIIIKGARSPERLLDEVTLFLHKVEAELSSERQGMLKAARGRDRIFEGRTILLVDDDVRNLFALTSALEQRGAVVEIGRNGREALEKLDQAPEIDLVLMDVMMPEMDGLEATRRLRADPRFEKLPVIAITAKAMKDDREQCLAAGANDYLAKPVDLERLFSLLRVWLPKMERL; encoded by the coding sequence ATGAAGACCCCGACCGCGATCGACCCCGATGATTTCGACCGCCTGCTGAGCCGCAATCTGAAGCTGCCGCTGCTTGGCGGGCTGATCGGCGCGTTGGTGTTCGTCGGCTTGATCGTGTTCCTGCTGTGGACCATCGGCGGGGTCGAGCGCTCCGACCGCGTCACGCGCAGCGCCAGCGAGCTGCAGCGACGCAGCATCGACATGGAAACGGGCTTGCGCGGCTTTCTCATCACCGGCGACGAAAGCTTTCTCGAGCCCTACCAGAGCGCGCTGCCGCGGATCAAGACCGACATCGACGCGCTTCGCCAACTGGTCTCCAGCAACAGGCAGCAGGTGGAACGGCTCGAGCGCATTGCCACGCTGCAGGTGGCCTGGAACGAGTTCGCGCGCGACATGATCGATTCGCGCCGCGCCGGGGCCGACTACCAGCAGGCGGTACGGCAAGGCCGCGGCAAGCGGCTGAGCGACGCCATGCGCGCCGAGTTCGGCGCCTTCATCGACACCGAGCAGGGCTTGCGTTTTCAGCGCAACGAACAAGCCAACCGCACGAGCTGGCTCGTCGTGGGCCTGTTCCTGCTCTTCACGCTGTTGTTCACCGGCCTCGTGGCGTACTACGGCCGGCGGCAGCTCATGCGGCTTTCGAACAGCTACGACGTGGTGCTGCAGGAGCAAGCCCGGCATGCCGAGCGGCTGGCGCAGCAGGCCTGGCTGCGCAGCGCGCAGACCGAGCTGGTGGGCGAACTGGTCGGGGAACTCAGCGCCAACGACCTGGGCCGCAAGGTGCTCGCCTTCTTCTCCCGGTACCTGGAAAGCGCGGTCGGCGCGCTGTATGTGCGCGAGCGGCATGGCACGCTGCGCCGCGCCGCGAGTTACGGCTTTTCCATGGAGGCCGAGGCTTCGCCGCAGGTGTTCTCGCCGACCCAGAGCCTGATCGGCCAGGCCGCCGCCGAAAAGCGCCGCATGCTGGTCGAGCCGATTCACGCGGACTACCTGAAGGTCAATTCGGGACTGGGCGACATGGCGCCCTCGGCCGTGCTGCTGGTGCCGGTGTCGAGCGACGGCATCGTGAACGCCGTGGTCGAACTCGGCCTTCCGGCAGCACCCGATTCGCGCGCGAACGAACTGCTCGACCTCGTGGCCGAAGACATCGGCGCCTCCCTGGCGGCGGCCCGCTACCGCGAGCAGCTGCAGGACGCGCTGACCGAAACGCAGCAGCTCAACGAGGAACTGCAGGTGCAGCAGGAAGAGCTGCGCACCGCCAATGAAGAGCTCGAAGAACAATCGCGCGCCTTGCGGACTTCGCAGGCCATGCTGGAGAACCAGCAGGCCGAGCTCGAGCAGACCAACAGCCAGCTCTCCGAGCGCACCGAAGCGCTGGACCAGCGCAATGCCGCGCTTCGGCGCGTGCAGCGCGACCTCGAAGACCGCGCCGACGAGCTGCAGCGTGCCAGCCGCTACAAGTCGGAGTTCCTTGCGAACATGTCGCACGAGTTGCGCACGCCGCTCAACAGCGCACTCATCCTGGCCAAGCTGCTCGGCGACAACCCCGAGGGCAACCTGAGCCCCGAGCAGGTGAGGTTCGCCAAGGCCATCTATTCGTCGGGCAACGACCTGCTGGTGCTCATCAACGACATCCTCGACATCTCCAAGGTCGAGGCGGGCAAGCTCGACGTGGTGATCGAAGACGTCGCGCTGGTCGAGCTGGCGCGCAGCCTGGAAAACACCTTCAAGCCGCTCGCGGCCGAGAAGCGGCTGTCCTTCCGGTTGGCGCTGCAGCCCGGCGTGCCGGCCTCGCTGGCGACCGACCGCCATCGGGTCGAGCAGATCCTGAAGAACCTGCTCTCCAACGCGCTCAAGTTCACCGACAGCGGCGAGGTGGCACTGGCGGTGTCCCCCGCGCCGGAGGGCGGCGCCATCTTCGCGGTGTCCGACTCGGGCATCGGCATCGAGCCCGCGCAGCAGGCGTTGATCTTCGAGGCCTTCCATCAGGCCGACGGCACCACCAGCCGCCGGTATGGCGGCACCGGCCTCGGCCTGTCGATCTCGCGCGATCTCACGCGGCTGCTGGGCGGCAAGCTTACGGTGGAGAGCCAGCCCGGCCGAGGCAGCACCTTCGCCTTGCAGTTGCCGGCCGCGGCGCCCCAGGCCGTGCCGCAGGCGCCGGTACAGGCACCCGCGAAAGCCACCGCGGTGCGCGCGCCCTCCCCTGCGGCGCAGGCCGCTTCGGCGGCGCCGGCAACACCGGCCGCCGTGCCGCCGCTGCGTTTTGCCGACGACCGCGCGGTGCCGCCCGGCCAAGCGGGAGCGGGTCAGGTGCGACAGGTGCTCGTGATCGAAGACGAGCCGCAGTTCGCGCACATCCTCTACGACCTGGCGCACGAGCTCGGCTACCGTTGCCTGGTGGCGCATGGCGGCGCCGACGGCTTCGAACTGGCTCACCGCTTCTTGCCGGACGCCATCCTGCTCGACATGCGGCTGCCCGACAGCACCGGCCTGGACGTGCTGCAGCGCCTGAAGGATTCGCCGCAGACGCGCCATATTCCGATCCACGTGGTCTCGGCCGCCGACAACGCGCAGGCCGCGGCCCTGCACATGGGCGCCGTCGGCTACGCGCAGAAGCCCGTCACACGCACCGAGCTGATGCAGGTGTTCGCACGGCTCGAGGAAAAGCTCACGCAGAAAGTGAAGACCGTACTGCTGGTCGAGGACGACGCACGGCAGCGCGAAAGCGTGATCCATCTGATTGGCGATGAAGACATCGAGATCGTGGCCGTCGGCTCCGGCGAAGAGGCATTGGAACTGCTGCGCAAGCGCGTGTTCGACTGCATGATCACCGACCTGCACCTGCCCGACATGCAGGGCGGCGAGTTGCTCAAGCAGATGGCGGCGGAAGAAATCGTCTCCTTCCCGCCTGTCATCGTCTACACCGGGCGCAACCTCACGCGCGACGAGGAAGCCGAGCTGCAGCGCTATTCGCGCTCGATCATCATCAAGGGCGCGCGCTCGCCGGAGCGCCTGCTCGACGAGGTAACGCTGTTCCTGCACAAGGTGGAGGCCGAGCTCTCCAGCGAGCGCCAGGGCATGCTCAAGGCCGCGCGCGGGCGCGACCGCATCTTCGAAGGCCGCACCATCCTGCTCGTGGACGACGACGTGCGCAACCTCTTCGCGCTCACGAGCGCGCTGGAGCAGCGCGGCGCGGTGGTCGAAATCGGCCGCAACGGCCGCGAGGCGCTCGAGAAGCTCGACCAGGCGCCCGAAATCGACCTGGTGCTGATGGACGTGATGATGCCGGAGATGGACGGCCTCGAAGCCACGCGCCGCCTGCGCGCCGATCCGCGCTTCGAAAAGCTGCCCGTGATCGCCATCACCGCCAAGGCCATGAAGGACGACCGCGAGCAGTGCCTTGCCGCCGGTGCCAACGACTACCTCGCCAAGCCCGTGGATTTGGAGCGCCTGTTCTCGCTTCTGCGCGTGTGGTTGCCCAAAATGGAGCGGCTGTGA
- the tadA gene encoding tRNA adenosine(34) deaminase TadA, with the protein MTTEPAQPSQTGDARWMALALAEARRAGEAGEVPVGAVLVKDGQVVATGRNTPVAQHDPSAHAEINALRAAAAAFGNYRLDGCELFVTLEPCAMCAGAMLHARLARVVFGAADPKTGAAGSVLDLFAEPRLNHRTQVQGGVRAAECSAVLQEFFRQRRDAAREHAEPLRDDALRTPAGRFDALGGYAFEPRYVQDLPSLQGWRMHYLDEGPRDEPATCCLCLHGPGEWGYFFRHLVGTPGLRTLVPDLVGFGKSDKPKREAVHTLEWHCQVLSEWLDRMQPGSMVLVHSAAGAALAALLRAARPGRFAAMLLAPDGDEQAGDAWRAPFPDRGYQAALRALGPMASSSGPGAQQAASLAQEARDAMGYSAP; encoded by the coding sequence ATGACAACTGAGCCCGCACAGCCTTCGCAGACCGGCGACGCGCGCTGGATGGCGCTGGCTCTGGCCGAGGCGCGCCGGGCGGGCGAAGCCGGCGAGGTGCCCGTTGGCGCTGTGCTGGTGAAAGACGGGCAGGTCGTCGCCACCGGCCGCAACACGCCCGTGGCGCAGCACGATCCGAGCGCACATGCCGAAATCAACGCCTTGCGCGCCGCCGCCGCCGCATTCGGCAACTACCGGCTCGACGGCTGCGAATTGTTCGTCACGCTCGAGCCGTGCGCCATGTGCGCGGGCGCCATGTTGCATGCGCGGCTCGCGCGCGTGGTGTTCGGTGCGGCCGACCCCAAGACTGGCGCGGCCGGATCGGTGCTCGATCTCTTTGCCGAGCCTCGCCTGAACCACCGCACCCAGGTGCAGGGCGGTGTGCGGGCCGCGGAATGCAGCGCCGTGCTGCAGGAATTTTTCCGGCAGCGGCGCGATGCGGCGCGCGAGCACGCCGAGCCCCTGCGCGACGATGCGCTGCGCACGCCGGCCGGGCGCTTCGATGCGCTCGGCGGCTACGCATTCGAGCCGCGCTACGTTCAGGACCTGCCCAGCCTGCAAGGCTGGCGCATGCACTATCTCGACGAAGGTCCGCGGGACGAACCGGCCACCTGCTGCCTCTGTCTTCATGGCCCCGGCGAATGGGGCTACTTCTTTCGCCATCTCGTCGGCACGCCGGGGCTGCGCACGCTGGTGCCCGACCTCGTCGGTTTCGGCAAGAGCGACAAGCCCAAGCGCGAAGCGGTGCATACGCTCGAATGGCATTGCCAGGTCCTGAGCGAATGGCTCGACCGCATGCAACCGGGTTCGATGGTGCTGGTGCACAGCGCCGCGGGCGCCGCGCTCGCTGCGCTGCTGCGGGCCGCGAGGCCCGGCCGTTTTGCGGCCATGCTCCTCGCTCCCGACGGCGACGAGCAGGCCGGCGATGCGTGGCGCGCGCCATTCCCCGACCGCGGCTACCAGGCCGCGCTGCGCGCGCTCGGCCCCATGGCGTCATCCTCGGGCCCGGGCGCGCAGCAGGCCGCGTCGCTCGCGCAGGAGGCTCGCGACGCAATGGGATACTCGGCGCCGTGA
- a CDS encoding LD-carboxypeptidase has product MTKHIYIYSPSSAIRDKAAFRRGVARLKALGYEVEVDEAALAVHQRFAGDDATRLASVTRAAASGADIALIARGGYGLTRILDAIPYKAVAKAIERGTEFVGLSDFTALQNALLVKTGAVTWAGPAVGEDFGAEGGADDIMEACFDDLVSGQGEGTGWRMPVRDAELKVKPVHDATLWGGNLCVLTSLLGTPYFPQVEKGVLFIEDTNEHPYRIERMLDQLRMAGVLAKQRAIVFGQFTGMRKVAGYDRGFGFDTVVDRLRASLKVPVLTGLPFGHVPTKVLLPVGAKVELAAEGRDVFMVWGHRHTHVHDHADHHAHDHAH; this is encoded by the coding sequence GTGACCAAACACATCTACATCTATTCCCCCTCCAGTGCGATTCGCGACAAGGCCGCCTTCCGGCGCGGCGTGGCAAGACTCAAGGCGCTGGGCTACGAAGTCGAAGTCGACGAAGCGGCGTTGGCCGTGCACCAGCGCTTTGCGGGCGACGACGCGACACGGCTCGCATCGGTCACCCGTGCCGCCGCCAGCGGTGCCGACATCGCCTTGATTGCGCGCGGCGGCTACGGCCTCACGCGCATCCTCGACGCCATTCCCTACAAGGCCGTGGCCAAGGCGATCGAGCGCGGAACCGAATTCGTCGGCCTGAGCGACTTCACGGCTTTGCAGAATGCACTGCTTGTCAAGACCGGCGCCGTGACCTGGGCGGGCCCGGCGGTCGGCGAAGACTTCGGCGCCGAGGGCGGCGCCGACGACATCATGGAAGCCTGCTTCGACGATCTGGTGAGCGGGCAGGGCGAAGGCACCGGCTGGCGCATGCCGGTGCGCGATGCCGAGCTGAAAGTCAAACCCGTGCACGACGCCACGCTGTGGGGCGGCAACCTGTGCGTGCTCACGAGCCTGCTTGGAACACCTTATTTCCCGCAGGTGGAAAAGGGCGTGCTTTTCATCGAGGACACCAACGAGCATCCGTACCGCATCGAGCGCATGCTCGACCAGCTGCGCATGGCCGGCGTGCTGGCGAAGCAGCGCGCCATCGTGTTCGGCCAGTTCACGGGCATGCGCAAGGTGGCGGGCTACGACCGCGGATTCGGATTCGACACCGTGGTCGACCGCCTGCGCGCCTCGCTCAAGGTGCCGGTGCTCACCGGCTTGCCTTTCGGGCATGTGCCGACCAAGGTGCTGCTCCCCGTGGGCGCGAAGGTGGAACTGGCCGCCGAGGGCCGCGACGTCTTCATGGTGTGGGGCCACCGGCATACCCACGTACACGACCACGCCGACCATCACGCGCACGACCACGCGCACTGA